From a region of the Drosophila ananassae strain 14024-0371.13 chromosome XL, ASM1763931v2, whole genome shotgun sequence genome:
- the LOC6503189 gene encoding gamma-tubulin complex component 2 homolog isoform X1, translating into MSKTDPVRQVLANLIEETQSSFTPDSILREFRATNERRLPSHELLQVLVTISRKRPEFKEVTAEITEILKTKDPMYALLVFAERYSDDESLKALPRSLQAMASVSSLPSQTSLSSNSPLKAKSSTSSISASASTTSIATTSTTASSAAGADSARTQADSARSQADSARSHADSARSQADSARSKADSARSHVLEPRKSQTIPTSTPVNSRKGVDGDASAAQVVFGKRRHSQPHQGQKPQAKEERDRERGDLSVIKERVLNAVSNSSLNSFRSLGGDLHGGKSATSLRSGGVPYIPPPVGMPDEYRTNNLWDYCNVEGGKMPQPEIGALPLASQQRVVLTELLYCLTGVRGNFISPITSDSEGEGLVRFETSFTIHSQLDRSLVELVQDILPLASHFMGIQKIITETDNQGQVINSLNEALQHLTHDFYLLLIQAEQELQLQQLTVQKLLYYLQPTLWVMEEIWTSLVDVQLTELRGAAVLSHLHARIKRLEGDRAAQHLIIGLTRKAAEPYMQMLQLWIQKGVIVDRGQEFLVEDNEVIHRDELPEHYSDDYWEKRYTVRRDRIPTFLEKYSDKILRTGKYLNVIRQCGKRVMPTQQMELEFDPSSERHVTVINDAYYFAARMLLDVLLTENDLMGHLQSVKRYLLLNQGDFTMQFMDACEDELAKNVDLVLPMTLENLLGLTLRLSSARNDPYKDDLHCELLTYDLVTQMSKIMNQKEEYWQSQDRLDLSGLECFAFTYEVKWPVSLVLNHIAISKYQMLFRQLFYCKHVERQLCKIWKENSIAKKFSPHAAELYRSAFTLRQRMMNAIQNLEYYMMIEIIEPNWHIFIEKMKKVENVDNVLRLHQDFLDSCLKNCMLTESSHLNRAIFKLCKICLKFCEFIQRSQRFFLDAELKSMVCDSSDDSTDSSESEPESSHRPQLESTLDPTDTFSERVKRFDLEFTGLLISFLKQINNMAKKNTADRFMNLVHRINFNAFYTDQMDKLCMKDALG; encoded by the exons ATGAGTAAAACTGACCCAGTGCGCCAAGTACTCGCCAATCTTATCGAAGAGACCCA ATCCTCCTTTACACCGGACAGTATCCTGCGGGAGTTCCGCGCCACGAATGAGCGCCGCCTGCCCAGCCACGAGCTGCTCCAGGTGCTGGTGACCATCAGCAGGAAGCGACCAGAATTCAAGGAAGTGACCGCAGAGATTACGGAGATTCTCAAAAC GAAAGATCCTATGTACGCACTTCTCGTCTTCGCCGAGCGATACAGTGACGACGAGAGTCTAAAGGCGCTTCCGCGCAGCCTCCAAGCCATGGCTTCGGTCTCAAGCCTCCCCAGCCAGACTAGCTTGTCAAGCAACTCGCCCTTGAAAGCAAAGTCTTCTACCTCCTCCAtatccgcctccgcctccaccaCCTCGATCGCGACGACATCCACAACCGCCTCCTCCGCCGCTGGGGCTGATTCCGCTCGCACTCAGGCCGACTCTGCCCGCAGCCAGGCCGACTCAGCTCGCAGCCATGCCGACTCTGCTCGCAGTCAAGCCGACTCTGCGCGCAGTAAGGCCGACTCTGCGCGCAGTCATGTCCTGGAGCCACGCAAATCACAAACCATTCCCACGTCCACACCTGTGAACAGCCGCAAGGGTGTGGACGGCGACGCCAGCGCCGCCCAAGTAGTGTTCGGCAAGCGCCGACACTCGCAGCCGCACCAAGGCCAGAAGCCACAGGCTAAGGAAGAGCGGGACCGAGAACGTGGTGATTTGAGTGTG ATCAAGGAACGCGTTTTAAACGCAGTTTCCAACAGTTCGCTGAACAGCTTTCGGTCACTAGGAGGCGACCTGCATGGAGGGAAGTCGGCCACCAGCCTTCGAAGTGGGGGCGTCCCATACATACCGCCACCGGTGGGCATGCCGGACGAGTATCGCACCAACAATCTATGGGATTATTGCAACGTCGAGGGTGGCAAGATGCCACAGCCCGAGATTGGAGCCCTACCGTTGGCCAGCCAGCAGCGTGTGGTGCTCACGGAGCTTCTGTACTGTCTCACGGGCGTGCGCGGCAATTTCATCTCTCCCATCACCTCTGATTCGGAAGGCGAGGGCCTAGTCCGCTTCGAGACCAGCTTCACCATTCACTCCCAGTTGGACCGCTCACTGGTGGAGCTGGTGCAGGACATTCTCCCCCTGGCCTCGCACTTCATGGGCATTCAAAAGATTATCACCGAGACGGACAACCAGGGGCAGGTCATCAACTCGTTGAACGAGGCCCTCCAGCATCTGACCCACGACTTCTAT CTGCTGCTCATCCAAGCGGAGCAggaactgcaactgcaacagctcACAGTGCAGAAATTGCTCTACTACCTGCAGCCGACGTTGTGGGTGATGGAGGAGATCTGGACCTCACTCGTGGACGTGCAGCTTACCGAGTTGCGGGGCGCAGCAGTGTTGTCCCACTTGCACGCCCGCATCAAGCGGCTGGAGGGCGACCGAGCTGCCCAGCATTTGATCATTGGGCTGACGCGAAAGGCGGCCGAGCCGTATATGCAAATGTTGCAGCTTTGGATCCAGAAGGGCGTGATTGTGGACCGCGGACAGGAGTTTCTCGTGGAGGATAACGAGGTGATTCACCGCGACGAGCTGCCGGAGCACTACTCGGACGACTACTGGGAAAAGCGCTACACCGTGCGCCGCGACCGCATCCCGACTTTCCTGGAAAAGTATTCGGACAAGATCCTGCGCACTGGCAAGTACCTGAACGTTATCCGGCAGTGTGGCAAGCGAGTGATGCCCACGCAGCagatggagctggagttcGACCCGAGCAGCGAACGCCATGTGACTGTGATCAACGATGCGTACTATTTTGCGGCCCGCATGCTGCTGGACGTTCTGCTGACTGAGAACGACCTGATGGGCCATCTGCAGTCGGTGAAACGCTATCTGCTGCTCAACCAGGGCGACTTTACCATGCAGTTCATGGACGCCTGCGAGGACGAGTTGGCCAAGAACGTGGACCTAGTGCTGCCCATGACCCTGGAGAATCTGCTGGGCCTCACTTTGCGCCTCTCGTCCGCCCGCAACGATCCCTACAAGGACGACTTGCACTGCGAGCTGCTCACCTACGACCTGGTCACCCAGATGTCGAAGATCATGAACCAGAAGGAGGAGTACTGGCAGTCCCAGGACCGCCTCGACCTCAGCGGCCTCGAGTGCTTCGCTTTCACGTACGAGGTCAAGTGGCCGGTCTCGCTGGTGCTCAACCACATAGCCATATCCAAGTACCAGATGTTGTTCCGGCAGCTCTTTTACTGCAAGCACGTGGAGCGGCAGCTCTGCAA AATCTGGAAGGAAAACTCGATAGCCAAGAAGTTTTCGCCGCACGCAGCGGAGCTGTACCGCTCGGCGTTCACCCTCCGTCAGCGCATGATGAACGCCATCCAGAACCTCGAGTACTACATGATGATCGAAATCATCGAGCCCAACTGGCACATCTTCATCGAGAAGATGAAGAAGGTTGAGAATGTGGATAACGTACTGCGGCTGCACCAGGACTTCCTCGACTCCTGCCTCAAGAACTGCATGCTGACGGAATCTTCGCACCTGAACCGTGCCATCTTTAAGCTCTGCAAGATTTGCCTCAAGTTCTGCGAGTTTATTCAG CGCTCGCAGCGTTTCTTTCTGGACGCCGAGCTCAAGTCCATGGTCTGcgatagcagcgacgacagcaCGGACAGCTCAGAGTCCGAGCCGGAGAGCTCGCACCGGCCACAG TTGGAGAGCACTTTGGATCCAACGGATACCTTTTCGGAGAGGGTGAAGCGCTTCGACCTGGAGTTTACGGGCCTGCTCATATCCTTCCTGAAGCAAATAAACAACATGGCCAAGAAGAACACCGCCGACCGCTTCATGAACCTCGTCCACCGAATTAACTTCAACGCGTTCTACACCGACCAAATGGACAAGCTCTGCATGAAGGATGCCTTGGGTTAA
- the LOC6503189 gene encoding gamma-tubulin complex component 2 homolog isoform X2, with protein MSKTDPVRQVLANLIEETQSSFTPDSILREFRATNERRLPSHELLQVLVTISRKRPEFKEVTAEITEILKTKDPMYALLVFAERYSDDESLKALPRSLQAMASVSSLPSQTSLSSNSPLKAKSSTSSISASASTTSIATTSTTASSAAGADSARTQADSARSQADSARSHADSARSQADSARSKADSARSHVLEPRKSQTIPTSTPVNSRKGVDGDASAAQVVFGKRRHSQPHQGQKPQAKEERDRERGDLSVIKERVLNAVSNSSLNSFRSLGGDLHGGKSATSLRSGGVPYIPPPVGMPDEYRTNNLWDYCNVEGGKMPQPEIGALPLASQQRVVLTELLYCLTGVRGNFISPITSDSEGEGLVRFETSFTIHSQLDRSLVELVQDILPLASHFMGIQKIITETDNQGQVINSLNEALQHLTHDFYLLLIQAEQELQLQQLTVQKLLYYLQPTLWVMEEIWTSLVDVQLTELRGAAVLSHLHARIKRLEGDRAAQHLIIGLTRKAAEPYMQMLQLWIQKGVIVDRGQEFLVEDNEVIHRDELPEHYSDDYWEKRYTVRRDRIPTFLEKYSDKILRTGKYLNVIRQCGKRVMPTQQMELEFDPSSERHVTVINDAYYFAARMLLDVLLTENDLMGHLQSVKRYLLLNQGDFTMQFMDACEDELAKNVDLVLPMTLENLLGLTLRLSSARNDPYKDDLHCELLTYDLVTQMSKIMNQKEEYWQSQDRLDLSGLECFAFTYEVKWPVSLVLNHIAISKYQMLFRQLFYCKHVERQLCKIWKENSIAKKFSPHAAELYRSAFTLRQRMMNAIQNLEYYMMIEIIEPNWHIFIEKMKKVENVDNVLRLHQDFLDSCLKNCMLTESSHLNRAIFKLCKICLKFCEFIQLESTLDPTDTFSERVKRFDLEFTGLLISFLKQINNMAKKNTADRFMNLVHRINFNAFYTDQMDKLCMKDALG; from the exons ATGAGTAAAACTGACCCAGTGCGCCAAGTACTCGCCAATCTTATCGAAGAGACCCA ATCCTCCTTTACACCGGACAGTATCCTGCGGGAGTTCCGCGCCACGAATGAGCGCCGCCTGCCCAGCCACGAGCTGCTCCAGGTGCTGGTGACCATCAGCAGGAAGCGACCAGAATTCAAGGAAGTGACCGCAGAGATTACGGAGATTCTCAAAAC GAAAGATCCTATGTACGCACTTCTCGTCTTCGCCGAGCGATACAGTGACGACGAGAGTCTAAAGGCGCTTCCGCGCAGCCTCCAAGCCATGGCTTCGGTCTCAAGCCTCCCCAGCCAGACTAGCTTGTCAAGCAACTCGCCCTTGAAAGCAAAGTCTTCTACCTCCTCCAtatccgcctccgcctccaccaCCTCGATCGCGACGACATCCACAACCGCCTCCTCCGCCGCTGGGGCTGATTCCGCTCGCACTCAGGCCGACTCTGCCCGCAGCCAGGCCGACTCAGCTCGCAGCCATGCCGACTCTGCTCGCAGTCAAGCCGACTCTGCGCGCAGTAAGGCCGACTCTGCGCGCAGTCATGTCCTGGAGCCACGCAAATCACAAACCATTCCCACGTCCACACCTGTGAACAGCCGCAAGGGTGTGGACGGCGACGCCAGCGCCGCCCAAGTAGTGTTCGGCAAGCGCCGACACTCGCAGCCGCACCAAGGCCAGAAGCCACAGGCTAAGGAAGAGCGGGACCGAGAACGTGGTGATTTGAGTGTG ATCAAGGAACGCGTTTTAAACGCAGTTTCCAACAGTTCGCTGAACAGCTTTCGGTCACTAGGAGGCGACCTGCATGGAGGGAAGTCGGCCACCAGCCTTCGAAGTGGGGGCGTCCCATACATACCGCCACCGGTGGGCATGCCGGACGAGTATCGCACCAACAATCTATGGGATTATTGCAACGTCGAGGGTGGCAAGATGCCACAGCCCGAGATTGGAGCCCTACCGTTGGCCAGCCAGCAGCGTGTGGTGCTCACGGAGCTTCTGTACTGTCTCACGGGCGTGCGCGGCAATTTCATCTCTCCCATCACCTCTGATTCGGAAGGCGAGGGCCTAGTCCGCTTCGAGACCAGCTTCACCATTCACTCCCAGTTGGACCGCTCACTGGTGGAGCTGGTGCAGGACATTCTCCCCCTGGCCTCGCACTTCATGGGCATTCAAAAGATTATCACCGAGACGGACAACCAGGGGCAGGTCATCAACTCGTTGAACGAGGCCCTCCAGCATCTGACCCACGACTTCTAT CTGCTGCTCATCCAAGCGGAGCAggaactgcaactgcaacagctcACAGTGCAGAAATTGCTCTACTACCTGCAGCCGACGTTGTGGGTGATGGAGGAGATCTGGACCTCACTCGTGGACGTGCAGCTTACCGAGTTGCGGGGCGCAGCAGTGTTGTCCCACTTGCACGCCCGCATCAAGCGGCTGGAGGGCGACCGAGCTGCCCAGCATTTGATCATTGGGCTGACGCGAAAGGCGGCCGAGCCGTATATGCAAATGTTGCAGCTTTGGATCCAGAAGGGCGTGATTGTGGACCGCGGACAGGAGTTTCTCGTGGAGGATAACGAGGTGATTCACCGCGACGAGCTGCCGGAGCACTACTCGGACGACTACTGGGAAAAGCGCTACACCGTGCGCCGCGACCGCATCCCGACTTTCCTGGAAAAGTATTCGGACAAGATCCTGCGCACTGGCAAGTACCTGAACGTTATCCGGCAGTGTGGCAAGCGAGTGATGCCCACGCAGCagatggagctggagttcGACCCGAGCAGCGAACGCCATGTGACTGTGATCAACGATGCGTACTATTTTGCGGCCCGCATGCTGCTGGACGTTCTGCTGACTGAGAACGACCTGATGGGCCATCTGCAGTCGGTGAAACGCTATCTGCTGCTCAACCAGGGCGACTTTACCATGCAGTTCATGGACGCCTGCGAGGACGAGTTGGCCAAGAACGTGGACCTAGTGCTGCCCATGACCCTGGAGAATCTGCTGGGCCTCACTTTGCGCCTCTCGTCCGCCCGCAACGATCCCTACAAGGACGACTTGCACTGCGAGCTGCTCACCTACGACCTGGTCACCCAGATGTCGAAGATCATGAACCAGAAGGAGGAGTACTGGCAGTCCCAGGACCGCCTCGACCTCAGCGGCCTCGAGTGCTTCGCTTTCACGTACGAGGTCAAGTGGCCGGTCTCGCTGGTGCTCAACCACATAGCCATATCCAAGTACCAGATGTTGTTCCGGCAGCTCTTTTACTGCAAGCACGTGGAGCGGCAGCTCTGCAA AATCTGGAAGGAAAACTCGATAGCCAAGAAGTTTTCGCCGCACGCAGCGGAGCTGTACCGCTCGGCGTTCACCCTCCGTCAGCGCATGATGAACGCCATCCAGAACCTCGAGTACTACATGATGATCGAAATCATCGAGCCCAACTGGCACATCTTCATCGAGAAGATGAAGAAGGTTGAGAATGTGGATAACGTACTGCGGCTGCACCAGGACTTCCTCGACTCCTGCCTCAAGAACTGCATGCTGACGGAATCTTCGCACCTGAACCGTGCCATCTTTAAGCTCTGCAAGATTTGCCTCAAGTTCTGCGAGTTTATTCAG TTGGAGAGCACTTTGGATCCAACGGATACCTTTTCGGAGAGGGTGAAGCGCTTCGACCTGGAGTTTACGGGCCTGCTCATATCCTTCCTGAAGCAAATAAACAACATGGCCAAGAAGAACACCGCCGACCGCTTCATGAACCTCGTCCACCGAATTAACTTCAACGCGTTCTACACCGACCAAATGGACAAGCTCTGCATGAAGGATGCCTTGGGTTAA